The genomic stretch ATTCCAGGAACGTCCTGACCACGCGGGTGGTGCCGACCGAGGGCGCGGGCACGAACAGGGCCGTGGAGTGCGGGGTGTAGTCCTCGGCGTCGCTGGTGCCGGCGGGGGCGGCGATGGTCGGCAGCGTCCGCAGGCATTCGCCGCCGCGGTTGTGCCCGTGCTGGACCGAGCAGTACTTGAACGGGCCCTCGGGGTCGAGGATGCGGGCCATGTGCGGGTCGAAATGCACCAGCCAGAACAGCGACGACTCGGTCGTCTCCCCCGTGCGCAGCGCCTCGAACGCGCGGTGCAGGGCGGTCATCCGGTTGTAGACCTCGCCGTGGTCCCACCAGCGCGGGCACCACGCCAGCTGCGAGTCACGCCCGTGCACATCCCGGCGATACAGCTTGGCCACGTACTCCTCGACGAACTCCTCCACCGAGGCGAACATCTGCTCGCCCCCGTCGCCGTCGTCGTCGGTCTCGGCCACCGCCGCGGCACCAGCAGTGCCCGGTTCCGGTTCCGGCTCGGGTTCGGGATCCAGCGCCAGCGTGGTCTCCAGGACCGCGGTCTCGCGCATCCCGGCCAGCACCTCCGGGGTGAGCATGCTCTCGACCACGTCGTCTGCGATGGCCTTGGCCTTGGCGGCCAGCGACGCGGTGACCGCGCGAGCGACAGCGGTTTCCAGCAGCTCCCCCAAGTCCATCTGCGGGATCACCGCCGCCGCATCCGTTTCGGGCGCGGTCTCGCCGGTGGTCTGGTTGGTGTTGGTGGTCTCGCTCATGCGATGTCCTCCTTGCTGGTCAGGGGCGGCACGACGCTCAGCAGCGGCGCCGCCTTCGGAGTGGTTGCGGGGCCGTGCTCGGCGATGGAGGCGGTCACGGCGGCGGCATACGGGCGGGTCATCCATGGCACCGTCTCGGCCAGCACCGCGCGGTGACCGGAGGTCAGCACCAGCGCGCGGCCCTTGGGCAGCGCGGCCAGATCGCTCGGGGTGAGGGTGCGTTCGGTGGTGCGGGAGGTCGACCTCGAGGTGGAGTCCTTGGACTTGGAGACCGAGGTGGTCAGGGTGTAGTGGTCACCGACCAGCTCGGAGACATCACGCAGGAACCCGGTGTCACGCAGACCGGCGCCGAGCACGACGACATTGGCCGCCGACAGCAGCGCCCGCATCCCGTCCTCACCCCAGCAGCGCACGCCCTGGCCCCAGGACTGCAGGATCGTCATCACCACGATCCCGCGGGACCCGAAATGGGAGTACTGCTTGGGCAGGTCACGCCACCTGACGATGTTGGCGGCCTCATCGAGCAGCACCAGCATCGGCACCGGCAGCCGCCCACCCGCGTGGCGGGCGCCGACGGTCTTCCCGGCGGCGGCGACCGCCGCGCACAACGCCGTCACCAACGGCCCCGCCGAGCCTTTGCCCTCTTCACTGAGCGGATACAGGGTGTCGCGGGAGGTGACGAAGTTGTTGGCGTCGAACGCCTTCCGGGGACGCTGTCCGGCCTGCGGTGGGCTGACCCACGGCTGGATCCGCGAGTACTTCAAGCACGCGGCCATCTTCTTCGCGGTGCCGAAGATGCCCGCCCGCTGCTTGTCCGGCGCCTGGTACTGGGCGTTCAACGCCGCCGCCACCAGGGTGAATCCGGCGCGGTCGCAGATCTTGACCGGGGTGGTGTCCTTGACGTCGGTCACCCACTCGAACACCTGCGCCACCGGCCGCTTGTCCAACGCCGCCGCCAGGAACAGCCCCGCCAGCAGGTCCTCGCCCTCGGGCTCGAAAAACGCGTCCCCGCGATCGGAGTCCCCCGCGGCGGCGAAATGCGCGGCCAGCTCCGCCGCACGCTCTTGGGCCCCCAGCCCGCCCTCGTCACCGAGGACCCACGCCATCGGATCCCAGAACCAGGAGCACTCCTCCCCCGCCACGCCTTGCGGGTCGAACACCCACACCCGGCCCCGCTGCGCACGGGCCGCGCGGGTGGCGTCGACGACGTCACGCTTGTTGCTGGTGGCGACTACCGCGCCGGGGGCTTCCATCACCGCCGGAATCACGCGGCTGGTGGACTTACCCGAGCGGGGACCCCAGATATCGAGGTGCAGGTCCTCATAGGAGGCGTAGAGGGCGCGACCGTCGAGGACCGCCCGCCCGATCAGCACACCCGGCGCGTCATCGGCACCCAGCTGCACGTTCAGCGCCGCGGCCTTCGCCATGATCGCGTCGCGACCCAGACCGGCGAGTTCCTTGCCGCGGGCCATGAACCGCGCCTGCGCATCCACGGCTTCACGCTTGATGCGGCCGCGATCTCGGTAGAGAGCCTGGCATTTGCGGCACGTCGCCCGCCACGCCCACACCGACCCGGCGACCGTGGCCACCGTGCCCGCGACCAGGGTGACCGCACCACCGGTCGCGGCGGCGGTCCACACCAGGTCACCGGTGGCGATATTGATCGCCATGGTCACCGGATTCCAGGACACATCCTGATCGGGGCCGCCGTAGAGGGCCTCACCGATGCGGATGCTCATCCCGGCCGCCTCACCCAAACCGAACCCGACGGCCACGGCGATCGGGTACTGCAGACCCTCCTCGAAATCGGCACTGCCGCGAGGGGCTTTCACGCTGCGGTCCACACCGCACCTCCTGTGGGGTTGGCCGAGACGACGACGCGGGTCGCGCCGTCGTGGCCGTGAATCGAACGGATGTCATCGAGGGACGAGGCCTCGACCGTCGTGCGGACCGGGCCGCGCCAGCGCATCGAGACCGTGCCGTCCGGCCACACCACCCCATCGGCGACCACACCGGTCCCGGAGAAGCCGGTGATGTCGCGGTCGCGGTGGAGCTGGAAAAACCGCACTGCGGCGGTGGTTTCGGTGCTGGCCATCACGCGGCCCCCCACACCCGGATCGGGCCGCCGGCCGCGATCTCGGCGAGCTTGTCGGCGGCCGCATGGCGGCGCGCCTTGCTGCCGTCGACGGTGGGCACCAGCACCCCGGCGACCACACAGTCGGTCAGCAGCCGGGCACGCACCAGCGACTCGGCCCACGCCGCGCATTCGGCCAGCACCGGGCAGCCCGCGCACACCGCTTGCGCGGCCCGCACCTGGCTCTGCCGCAAACCGGACACGAAGAACGCATCCTGCGGGATACCGGCACACGACCGCTCCGGCCTCGACGCCGGATCCAGGAACCTGCTCACCGCTGCTCACCCCCGACCGACAC from Nocardia higoensis encodes the following:
- a CDS encoding type IV secretory system conjugative DNA transfer family protein, which produces MKAPRGSADFEEGLQYPIAVAVGFGLGEAAGMSIRIGEALYGGPDQDVSWNPVTMAINIATGDLVWTAAATGGAVTLVAGTVATVAGSVWAWRATCRKCQALYRDRGRIKREAVDAQARFMARGKELAGLGRDAIMAKAAALNVQLGADDAPGVLIGRAVLDGRALYASYEDLHLDIWGPRSGKSTSRVIPAVMEAPGAVVATSNKRDVVDATRAARAQRGRVWVFDPQGVAGEECSWFWDPMAWVLGDEGGLGAQERAAELAAHFAAAGDSDRGDAFFEPEGEDLLAGLFLAAALDKRPVAQVFEWVTDVKDTTPVKICDRAGFTLVAAALNAQYQAPDKQRAGIFGTAKKMAACLKYSRIQPWVSPPQAGQRPRKAFDANNFVTSRDTLYPLSEEGKGSAGPLVTALCAAVAAAGKTVGARHAGGRLPVPMLVLLDEAANIVRWRDLPKQYSHFGSRGIVVMTILQSWGQGVRCWGEDGMRALLSAANVVVLGAGLRDTGFLRDVSELVGDHYTLTTSVSKSKDSTSRSTSRTTERTLTPSDLAALPKGRALVLTSGHRAVLAETVPWMTRPYAAAVTASIAEHGPATTPKAAPLLSVVPPLTSKEDIA
- a CDS encoding WhiB family transcriptional regulator → MSRFLDPASRPERSCAGIPQDAFFVSGLRQSQVRAAQAVCAGCPVLAECAAWAESLVRARLLTDCVVAGVLVPTVDGSKARRHAAADKLAEIAAGGPIRVWGAA
- a CDS encoding DUF4913 domain-containing protein, producing the protein MSETTNTNQTTGETAPETDAAAVIPQMDLGELLETAVARAVTASLAAKAKAIADDVVESMLTPEVLAGMRETAVLETTLALDPEPEPEPEPGTAGAAAVAETDDDGDGGEQMFASVEEFVEEYVAKLYRRDVHGRDSQLAWCPRWWDHGEVYNRMTALHRAFEALRTGETTESSLFWLVHFDPHMARILDPEGPFKYCSVQHGHNRGGECLRTLPTIAAPAGTSDAEDYTPHSTALFVPAPSVGTTRVVRTFLE